In Gimesia sp., a single genomic region encodes these proteins:
- a CDS encoding alpha/beta hydrolase-fold protein, whose product MQTLRTRFLFAFRTAFLICCVSLLTAGPALQAQTKNKTPESTQTAPVKTGFVNAVYKDDAGEHRYVVFVPLDYNPAKKYPVILFLHGAGERGNDGLKQTQVGLGPVIKQQEKTFPFIAVFPQAENMKERLLEGWLADSSDGKRALQILNQVLQKYSTNSNQQILTGWSMGGYGAWSMAAAFPNRWSAVVPLSGGGKTESAAQLKDVPLWAFHGAKDRVVLPEESQRMIDAVKKAGGEPRFTLVPDAGHDVWKVAYSQPLFDWMQNPTQQIDPAAPLLVKPDRKQPAAVDSETPFVPALMINDAVSVRLGNRFLQSLADAVPSMVPADMLEGRIADIQDWTTAQGRSFSVQFSGISYKGALERAAVEAYAAGTLNIQLGIKDVNLYISNTYVTGNRHSAVAGPISVSIGHQRPVWLSFDVRPFIQGDQLKLKLIRTRFTIPQDNWYVSGPAGVSTRGIGMTSEKVSSGLIDGIYGSKGRIEDEVKAIVPGLVEELEKQLSFSEASQVVDAVWPLPVYQPRIKLWPREVVTDKQGVSLNFGLTVAALDPTNPPATVQQVNAFGTPVDEIPKVTDLQVGVAPGILKPLTEMLVKEDVARIPVLDIPGHSFDPLADPKTLQQVFPDLKQYGDGLQIWSELVLTRPIQVEDSNKPKSASDDPFRFVVPRAAISMAIKKSASEKQWTPYAEFSLSLSQDVDPEIVDQSFSKRAIRLDWEGDSRIGGLARFAPDYKPQEKNIDQEKLRSLVQAAWDGWTKQGPASVAEIPDIELGFGRYRIQQIQWSAPQLLATFSVPELKITNGTKQDIEYELKSPYSDWGGPYKLKPGESHAFDAAMPLTYRRKVDGQMHVFTLASGSHFEFLPEAGHPEGVLYEAADN is encoded by the coding sequence ATGCAAACTCTCCGAACTCGCTTCCTGTTTGCGTTCCGCACCGCTTTTCTGATCTGCTGCGTCAGCCTCCTGACGGCAGGCCCCGCTTTACAGGCTCAAACTAAAAACAAAACACCCGAGTCCACACAAACGGCTCCGGTGAAAACCGGTTTTGTGAATGCCGTCTATAAAGATGACGCAGGCGAACATCGCTACGTTGTCTTCGTCCCCCTCGATTATAACCCTGCGAAGAAATATCCGGTCATCCTCTTTCTCCACGGTGCCGGCGAACGGGGTAACGACGGACTCAAACAGACCCAGGTCGGCTTGGGACCGGTTATCAAACAGCAGGAAAAAACATTTCCTTTCATCGCCGTCTTCCCGCAGGCAGAGAATATGAAAGAACGTCTGCTCGAAGGCTGGCTGGCCGACTCCTCCGACGGCAAACGGGCCCTGCAGATCCTCAACCAGGTGCTGCAGAAATACTCAACCAATTCGAATCAACAGATCCTGACCGGCTGGTCTATGGGAGGCTACGGCGCATGGAGCATGGCGGCCGCGTTTCCCAATCGCTGGTCGGCCGTAGTACCTCTCTCCGGCGGTGGTAAAACTGAATCGGCGGCGCAACTCAAAGACGTTCCTCTCTGGGCGTTTCACGGTGCCAAAGATCGGGTAGTCCTGCCGGAAGAATCTCAGCGTATGATCGACGCAGTCAAGAAAGCAGGCGGCGAACCGCGCTTCACCCTCGTTCCCGATGCCGGACACGATGTCTGGAAAGTTGCCTACTCTCAGCCCCTGTTCGACTGGATGCAGAATCCGACTCAACAGATTGATCCCGCTGCACCCTTACTGGTCAAGCCGGATCGTAAACAACCGGCGGCGGTCGATAGTGAAACTCCCTTCGTACCGGCACTGATGATCAACGACGCTGTCTCAGTGCGACTGGGTAATCGTTTTCTGCAGTCCCTCGCTGATGCGGTTCCCAGCATGGTTCCCGCGGATATGCTCGAAGGACGCATCGCCGACATTCAGGACTGGACCACCGCCCAGGGACGCAGCTTCAGTGTGCAGTTCTCCGGGATCTCCTATAAGGGAGCACTGGAACGCGCCGCCGTGGAAGCCTATGCTGCCGGCACCTTGAACATTCAGCTGGGTATCAAGGATGTGAACCTCTATATCAGCAACACCTACGTTACCGGCAATCGACATTCCGCGGTCGCCGGTCCGATCTCGGTCAGCATCGGTCATCAACGGCCGGTCTGGCTCAGCTTCGATGTGCGGCCCTTTATCCAGGGAGACCAGCTCAAGCTCAAACTGATCCGCACGCGGTTCACCATTCCCCAGGACAACTGGTACGTCTCCGGGCCGGCGGGCGTTTCGACCCGCGGGATCGGTATGACTTCTGAAAAGGTCTCCAGTGGACTGATTGACGGTATTTACGGGAGCAAGGGCCGTATTGAAGATGAAGTCAAAGCGATCGTCCCCGGTCTGGTGGAAGAGCTCGAAAAGCAGCTCAGCTTCAGCGAAGCCAGCCAGGTCGTTGATGCCGTCTGGCCACTCCCCGTCTATCAGCCACGGATTAAACTCTGGCCCCGCGAAGTCGTCACCGATAAGCAGGGGGTCTCACTCAATTTCGGTCTGACCGTCGCAGCCCTTGATCCGACCAATCCACCGGCCACCGTTCAACAGGTCAACGCCTTCGGAACCCCCGTGGATGAAATTCCCAAGGTCACCGATCTGCAGGTCGGCGTCGCACCCGGGATTCTCAAACCGCTGACCGAGATGCTCGTCAAAGAGGATGTCGCGCGAATTCCCGTTCTGGATATTCCCGGTCACTCGTTCGATCCACTGGCAGATCCCAAAACTCTGCAGCAGGTCTTCCCCGATCTGAAACAGTACGGCGACGGACTGCAGATCTGGTCTGAGCTGGTACTCACGCGACCGATTCAGGTAGAAGACAGCAACAAACCCAAGTCCGCCAGCGATGATCCTTTTCGCTTCGTCGTTCCCCGGGCGGCGATTTCGATGGCGATCAAAAAATCGGCCTCCGAGAAACAGTGGACGCCGTACGCCGAGTTCTCACTTTCACTGAGTCAGGACGTCGATCCCGAGATCGTCGACCAGAGCTTCTCAAAACGGGCCATTCGCCTGGACTGGGAAGGTGATTCACGCATTGGTGGTCTCGCCCGTTTCGCTCCGGATTACAAACCGCAGGAGAAGAACATCGATCAGGAAAAACTGCGTTCCCTGGTCCAGGCGGCCTGGGATGGCTGGACGAAACAGGGCCCCGCTTCGGTTGCAGAGATCCCCGACATCGAACTCGGCTTCGGCCGTTATCGCATCCAGCAGATCCAGTGGTCCGCACCCCAACTGCTGGCGACCTTCTCTGTACCCGAATTGAAGATCACCAACGGTACGAAACAGGACATCGAATACGAACTGAAAAGTCCCTACAGTGACTGGGGCGGACCGTACAAGCTCAAGCCCGGCGAGTCGCATGCCTTCGATGCGGCGATGCCACTCACCTATCGACGCAAAGTCGATGGGCAAATGCATGTCTTCACGCTTGCCTCCGGTTCGCATTTTGAGTTCCTGCCCGAAGCCGGTCATCCGGAAGGCGTACTTTACGAAGCCGCCGATAACTGA
- a CDS encoding NADH-quinone oxidoreductase subunit K translates to MILLQATAVLHQSLMIGIILIAVGYLGMLLQRHRLATVFSLLIWLQGAGLMLAAFAEYQGSRAQTVFFLFVLFLVMLPAAALAVLSLRRQSPDADTDATAETKSPVERGAGSGG, encoded by the coding sequence ATGATACTGTTGCAGGCCACCGCCGTCCTTCACCAGAGTCTGATGATCGGGATCATCCTGATCGCTGTCGGCTACCTGGGAATGCTGCTGCAGCGGCATCGCCTGGCGACTGTCTTTTCGTTGCTGATCTGGCTGCAGGGAGCGGGCCTCATGCTGGCGGCGTTTGCAGAGTATCAGGGTTCGCGGGCACAGACCGTGTTTTTTCTGTTCGTCCTGTTCCTGGTGATGCTGCCAGCCGCTGCGCTGGCGGTACTCAGCCTGCGCCGTCAATCACCTGATGCTGATACCGATGCCACTGCGGAAACGAAGTCCCCCGTGGAAAGGGGGGCCGGGTCTGGTGGATAG
- a CDS encoding gamma-glutamylcyclotransferase family protein gives MRRHFTVDAHLPTMLPVEQADLSAPVERDPAPSGEGTGMNDESQTLIFVYGTLKRGFCRAPFLSDQQFLEEACTAPRYALYDCGAYPALVKDNTTGIRIQGELWRVDARGLEVLDEVEGVAEQLYARESIELESPLISTGVQAYFYLPDVSQLPRLGDCWTRQT, from the coding sequence GTGCGCCGCCACTTTACAGTAGACGCCCACCTGCCAACAATGCTACCGGTCGAGCAAGCGGATCTGTCGGCACCGGTTGAACGAGATCCCGCTCCATCCGGGGAAGGCACTGGCATGAATGATGAATCACAGACTCTGATCTTTGTCTACGGCACTCTCAAGCGGGGGTTCTGTCGGGCTCCGTTTCTGTCTGATCAACAGTTTCTGGAAGAAGCATGCACCGCGCCCCGTTACGCACTCTATGATTGTGGCGCGTACCCCGCACTGGTGAAAGATAACACCACAGGCATCCGCATTCAGGGCGAACTGTGGCGCGTGGATGCACGGGGGCTGGAAGTCCTTGATGAAGTCGAAGGGGTTGCCGAACAACTCTATGCCCGAGAAAGCATTGAGCTTGAGTCGCCGCTGATTTCCACGGGAGTGCAGGCTTACTTCTATCTGCCCGATGTCTCGCAGCTGCCCCGTCTGGGAGATTGCTGGACCCGACAGACCTGA
- a CDS encoding DUF1569 domain-containing protein codes for MSAPTKARRTVSYASLQEIADDAQRLHAAGTPTTGNWSQGQIYDHLARLMDGSLDGFDFTAAWPLRKISKWIFKPLIFKKGMPAGFKLKGDAGRVLLPDPVADQAGLDHLLQAIHRLQNESQRHPSPVLEELTREEWDLLHRRHAELHMSFIAEPEA; via the coding sequence ATGTCTGCGCCGACCAAAGCCCGCAGAACCGTATCTTACGCGTCATTACAGGAAATTGCTGACGACGCACAACGTCTCCATGCTGCTGGTACCCCCACCACGGGAAACTGGTCGCAGGGCCAGATCTATGATCATCTGGCACGATTGATGGATGGCTCTCTGGATGGATTCGACTTCACCGCTGCCTGGCCGTTACGCAAGATTTCGAAGTGGATCTTCAAACCACTGATTTTCAAGAAAGGCATGCCCGCCGGTTTCAAATTGAAAGGGGATGCCGGCAGAGTCCTCCTTCCAGATCCAGTCGCAGACCAGGCGGGGCTCGATCATCTGTTGCAGGCAATTCATCGTCTGCAGAACGAATCGCAGCGTCACCCCAGCCCCGTGCTCGAGGAACTGACCCGTGAAGAGTGGGATCTGCTGCATCGTCGACACGCCGAACTGCAC